Proteins found in one Phycodurus eques isolate BA_2022a chromosome 18, UOR_Pequ_1.1, whole genome shotgun sequence genomic segment:
- the lyrm2 gene encoding LYR motif-containing protein 2 isoform X1, which produces MKGLVVVTSKAIVGHNGGPFKGGFVVSQETIGLSIKILDPGGAERRRARGLRRRPPTLYGVRTDTSIKSYRLVTSRLSAKRTQKWNCKLLLITDLLEVPLVGVLTSTGEQTPRGLSRVRVSCTEERCSDGRLSRTFSHLPTASPELRRSDLWVLRHLSHRGSPAPVGRGLGQICALPQFRLSALRAVPLTS; this is translated from the exons atgaaAGGGTTGGTTGTGGTCACCTCCAAGGCCATCGTTGGCCACAACGGTGGGCCGTTCAAAGGGGGCTTTGTAGTTTCGCAGGAAACAATCGGATTATCAATCAAGATTTTGGATCCGGGAGGAGCGGAACGCCGGCGAGCACGTGGTCTACGACGGAGGCCCCCGACGCTTTACGGCGTACGGACGGACAC TTCCATCAAATCATACCGTCTTGTGACCAGCCGTCTTTCAGCAAAACGTACTCAAAAGTGGAACTGCAAACTTTTATTGATAACAGACCTGCTTGAAGTTCCTCTCGTGGGGGTTTTGACGTCCACCGGTGAG caAACTCCACGCGGGCTTTCACGTGTTCGTGTGTCTTGCACCGAGGAGCGCTGCAGCGATGGTCGACTTTCTAGaacgttctcccatctcccgactgcatctccggAGCTACGCCGCAGTGATCTCTGGGTTCTCCGTCacctctctcaccgaggctctCCTGCCCCAGTCGGTCGGGGCCTCGGCCAGATCTGCGCCTTGCCGCAATTCCGTCTCTCGGCTCTTCGGGcggttcctttgacctcgtga